The proteins below come from a single Malus sylvestris chromosome 3, drMalSylv7.2, whole genome shotgun sequence genomic window:
- the LOC126615262 gene encoding probable E3 ubiquitin-protein ligase ZFP1, whose protein sequence is MGQRNMLCPSQMIDLEMSQQGEDYLCPPPSVHFGGASSIQQHNVHTMVTASGSTTSLDAQHLPERYDNAAFYRMTQYSVQHHQHNVDLGVATPANYYYSYMTPSSSTGVLPVPLSHGASDPSPSSSHYGVLGISADEYNRNSHIMDDPRGPYKRKNPEGLPGNFQYFNASATPSSSVPPLNMRNPDGVAVMDAVNYALPQYAGTGNPPIMEAGPQSSMRNRSATTGLDSVMTHDHNHLNQANYAGQRFQPAGTLWLDQHLSGNSGDGSSSSWNQVPTIPFMHGGNVTVGSMDSGNMGMQRYHDSSSNRSSSILRHPPPLNHRHHNQHVAPPMQGLRGHNLNFNPQGATAASYRLPASSSRSTMNPSQNGLEIGRRQPGSIPSNGFRIYRPHQGVIPEAALRHQNLPHFRVLQADEGVIVDVPNFYGSFMDQHRDMRLDIEDMSYEELLALGEQIGHVSTGLSEDTIRKQLKSRSYLSSSINLNLEDAGSPEKEADSCIICQDNYKNREKIGILRCGHEYHASCLKKWLLVKNVCPICKSEALNTGKKNV, encoded by the exons ATGGGGCAAAGAAATATGCTATGCCCTAGTCAGATGATTGATTTGGAAATGAGTCAACAAGGGGAAGATTATCTCTGCCCCCCACCCTCTGTCCATTTTGGGGGCGCTTCTAGTATCCAACAGCACAATGTTCACACAATGGTAACAGCTTCAGGGAGCACTACTAGTTTGGATGCCCAACATTTACCGGAGCGTTATGATAATGCCGCATTCTACAGGATGACCCAGTACAGTGTTCAGCATCATCAACATAATGTTGATTTGGGTGTTGCAACTCCAGCCAACTATTACTATTCATACATGACCCCTTCATCTAGTACTGGGGTGTTACCTGTTCCTCTAAGTCACGGGGCTTCTGATCCTTCACCATCTTCTAGCCATTATGGAGTCCTTGGAATTTCTGCAGATGAGTATAATAGAAATAGTCACATAATGGATGATCCTAGAGGTCCGTACAAGAGAAAAAACCCTGAAGGCCTACCAGGGAATTTTCAATACTTTAATGCCTCTGCAACCCCTAGTTCTTCAGTGCCTCCTTTGAATATGAGGAATCCTGATGGAGTTGCTGTAATGGATGCTGTAAATTATGCCTTGCCTCAGTATGCAGGAACTGGGAATCCACCAATTATGGAAGCAGGACCTCAGAGTAGTATGAGGAACAGATCAGCTACAACTGGGCTTGATTCTGTTATGACACATGACCATAACCATCTGAATCAAGCAAATTATGCAGGTCAGCGCTTTCAGCCAGCTGGAACTCTCTGGTTAGACCAACATTTAAGTGGTAACAGTGGAGATGGAAGCTCTTCATCCTGGAATCAAGTTCCTACTATTCCTTTTATGCACG GGGGTAATGTCACAGTAGGTTCTATGGACAGCGGGAACATGGGTATGCAAAGATATCATGATTCATCTAGCAACAGAAGTTCCTCTATTCTCCGGCATCCTCCTCCGCTCAACCACCGCCATCATAATCAGCACGTAGCACCACCCATGCAAGGATTAAGAGGCCACAACCTTAATTTTAACCCCCAGGGTGCCACAGCAGCTTCATATAGATTACCTGCAAGTTCCTCACGCAGCACCATGAATCCTTCTCAGAATGGTTTGGAGATTGGTCGTAGGCAACCAGGATCTATTCCCTCGAATGGCTTTAGGATATACAGGCCACACCAAGGAGTTATTCCCGAGGCAGCTTTAAGACACCAGAACCTTCCCCACTTCAGAGTTCTTCAGGCTGAT GAAGGTGTCATAGTAGATGTTCCAAACTTTTATGGCAGCTTTATGGACCAGCACAGAGATATGCGGTTGGACATAGAGGACATGTCATATGAG GAGCTTCTTGCATTGGGGGAGCAGATTGGCCATGTAAGCACTGGGTTGTCAGAGGATACCATTAGAAAACAACTAAAGTCAAGGTCTTATTTATCATCTTCCATTAATTTAAACCTCGAAGATGCTGGATCCCCAGAGAAGGAAGCCGATTCCTGCATCATATGCCAG GATAATTATAAGAACCGCGAGAAGATAGGAATTCTCCGCTGCGGACACGAGTACCATGCAAGTTGCTTGAAGAAGTGGTTGCTTGTGAAAAATGTCTGCCCCATCTGCAAATCCGAAGCGTTGAACACAGGGAAGAAGAATGTATAG
- the LOC126615263 gene encoding ras-related protein RABA1f-like has protein sequence MAYRTDDDYDYLFKVVLIGDSGVGKSNLLSRFTRNEFSLESKSTIGVEFATRSIHVDEKIVKAQIWDTAGQERYRAITSAYYRGAVGALLVYDATRHVTFENVERWLKELRDHTDSNIVIMLVGNKADLRHLRAVSVEDAKAFAERENTFFMETSALESMNVENAFTEVLTQIYHVVSRKALEVGDDPAALPKGQTINVGNKDDVSAVKKAGCCSA, from the exons ATGGCATACAGGACTGACGATGACTACGACTATCTGTTCAAGGTGGTGCTGATTGGCGACTCCGGCGTCGGAAAATCGAACCTTTTGTCGAGATTCACGCGCAACGAGTTCAGCCTCGAGTCGAAGTCGACGATCGGCGTCGAGTTCGCCACTCGGAGTATCCACGTTGATGAGAAGATCGTCAAGGCCCAGATTTGGGACACCGCTGGCCAAGAAAG GTACCGTGCAATTACAAGTGCATACTACCGAGGAGCTGTTGGTGCTTTGCTTGTCTATGACGCCACCCGGCATGTGACATTTGAGAATGTTGAAAGATGGTTGAAGGAGCTACGGGATCACACAGACTCCAATATCGTGATAATGCTAGTGGGCAACAAGGCTGATCTGCGTCACCTTCGTGCTGTCTCTGTTGAGGATGCCAAGGCCTTCGCTGAGAGGGAAAACACCTTCTTTATGGAGACATCAGCACTCGAGTCTATGAACGTTGAAAATGCCTTCACTGAAGTCCTAACACAAATATACCATGTAGTCAGCCGGAAAGCACTAGAGGTAGGAGATGATCCTGCAGCATTGCCCAAGGGACAGACCATAAATGTCGGAAACAAGGATGACGTTTCTGCTGTTAAGAAAGCTGGTTGCTGTTCTGCCTAA